In Stigmatopora nigra isolate UIUO_SnigA chromosome 18, RoL_Snig_1.1, whole genome shotgun sequence, one genomic interval encodes:
- the lrrc3ca gene encoding leucine-rich repeat-containing protein 3B has product MSAAGDKALTYLLLRGLALLTSWLQLSAGACSKHCYCSEGDGGGGGAVGGKTLRCSNQRLTEIPRDIPNDTRRVYLDFNLLTSVPADAFAGLPQLAELDLSHNDISQLQPGAFRGLSSSLRFLDLSANKLVHFDADSFEGLRARANLTDNPWHCDCQLQMAMPRVDLEPVSLTGIVCQTSEPEETAVRGLAFLLEPDVDLCVVMKRTTDVAMLVVMFGWFTMVISYLVYYVRANQEDARRHLEYLKSLPSRQTKSEESSTISTVV; this is encoded by the coding sequence ATGTCGGCGGCTGGCGACAAGGCGTTGACGTATCTGCTGCTACGCGGCCTGGCGCTCCTGACCTCGTGGCTCCAGCTTTCTGCCGGCGCCTGCTCTAAACACTGCTACTGCTCCGagggcgacggcggcggcgggggcgccgTGGGCGGCAAAACGCTACGCTGCAGCAACCAACGCCTGACCGAGATCCCGCGGGACATCCCCAACGACACCCGCAGGGTCTACCTGGACTTCAACCTCCTGACTTCGGTCCCGGCCGACGCCTTCGCCGGCCTGCCGCAGCTGGCCGAACTGGACCTGTCGCACAACGACATCAGCCAGCTGCAGCCGGGCGCCTTCCGGGGCCTGAGCTCCTCGCTGCGCTTCCTGGATCTCTCGGCCAACAAGTTGGTCCATTTCGACGCCGACTCCTTCGAGGGCCTGCGGGCCCGAGCCAACCTGACCGACAATCCCTGGCACTGCGACTGCCAGCTGCAGATGGCCATGCCCCGCGTGGACCTGGAGCCCGTCTCGCTGACCGGCATCGTCTGCCAGACTTCCGAGCCGGAGGAGACCGCCGTCCGCGGACTGGCCTTCCTCCTGGAGCCCGACGTGGACTTGTGCGTGGTGATGAAGAGGACTACGGACGTGGCCATGTTGGTGGTCATGTTCGGCTGGTTCACCATGGTCATCTCCTACCTGGTCTACTACGTCAGGGCCAATCAGGAGGACGCGCGTAGACATTTGGAGTATCTCAAGTCGTTACCCAGCAGGCAAACCAAGTCGGAGGAGTCTTCCACCATCAGTACTGTTGTTTAA